Proteins encoded together in one Benincasa hispida cultivar B227 chromosome 1, ASM972705v1, whole genome shotgun sequence window:
- the LOC120084536 gene encoding probable glutathione S-transferase parC produces MAEEVKLLDFWPSMFGMRVRIALAEKGVAYEYLEQDLRNKSPLLLEMNPIHKKIPVLIHNGKPICESSIIVQYIDEFWNDKAPLLPSDPYERSQARFWVDFIDKKLYESGKKIYAKKGEEQEEGKKEVIGILKQLEEVLGEKAYFGGECFGVLDIALIGFSSWFSGYETIGNFSIEAECPKIMSWVKRCLQKESVAKSLPDSKKVEDKDSTHAQMFSMMIHQSIFLIAFQLETLTSLDPIPQLCLKLQEDSGKDFEVVHGDLW; encoded by the exons ATGGCAGAGGAAGTGAAGCTGTTGGATTTCTGGCCCAGCATGTTTGGTATGCGAGTTAGAATTGCTCTAGCCGAGAAGGGCGTGGCCTATGAGTACTTGGAACAAGATCTCAGGAATAAGAGCCCTTTGCTTCTTGAAATGAACCCGATTCACAAGAAAATCCCTGTTCTTATTCATAATGGAAAACCCATTTGTGAATCTTCCATTATTGTTCAGTATATTGATGAATTTTGGAATGATAAAGCTCCTTTGTTGCCATCTGATCCTTATGAGAGATCTCAGGCCAGATTTTGGGTTGATTTCATCGATAAGAAG CTTTATGAAAGTGGGAAGAAGATATATGCGAAAAAGGGAGAGGAGCAAGAGGAAGGGAAGAAGGAGGTGATAGGAATATTAAAGCAACTAGAAGAAGTTCTTGGGGAGAAGGCTTACTTTGGAGGTGAATGTTTTGGAGTTTTAGACATTGCTTTGATTGGATTCTCCTCATGGTTTAGTGGCTATGAGACCATTGGGAATTTCAGCATTGAGGCTGAGTGTCCAAAGATAATGAGTTGGGTCAAGAGATGCTTACAAAAGGAGAGTGTTGCTAAGTCTCTGCCCGACTCTAAAAAG GTTGAAGACAAGGATAGCACGCACGCCCAAATGTTTTCAATGATGATACATCAATCGATTTTCTTAATAGCATTTCAACTGGAGACTTTGACAAGCTTGGACCCAA tcccacaactctgtctaaagctccaagaggatagtgggaaagactttgaggtggttcatggtGATCTCTGGTGA